The Streptomyces sp. NBC_00483 genome contains the following window.
ACGGCGCGTACCGGGTGCGGGAAACGGGAGCCGAGCAGATCGAGGGCGTAGCCGACGGAGAGGATGTGGTACATCGCGTCGGAGTCGGACCAGGACGGCGCCGCGCGGCCGATCTCCGGGACCAGGCCCGTGGTCGGGTCCTGCAACTCCGCCAGCCGTGCGGTGAGTTGAGGGCCGCCCTCGCCCGGTGGCGGACCGTCCAGGAGCAGCGCCGCGATCTCCACCGCGTCGCACACCGCCCGCACCGTCGGCGCGGCGCCGGGGCGGTCCGTCCACGTCCCCGCGCTGTCGCGGCAGCGTTCGAGGAGCGCCGGTGCCTGCTCCCGCGCCCGCTCGGCGAATTGTTCGAGGCGGGCGTCAAGACTGCTTGACCTGCGCGGCGTCGTACCCGTGTCCCGGCGGTCGCGCAGCCGCCGCGCCGGGTTCCCCGCCGCGACCGACCAGGCGGGCAGGTCCTTGGTGACGACGGCGCCCGCCCCGATCACGCAGTGGTCGCCGATGGTGACGCCGTCCACGACGACCACGTGCGAGCCGATCCACACGTCGTCGCCGACCGTGATGCCCTGCGAGGTCAACGGCTGACGGTGCACGGGTGTGTCCGGCGCGAATCCGTGGTTGAAGCCGAGCAGCGACGTGTGCGCGCCCACCCGCACCCCGTCCCCGAACGTCACCCGGCCGCGGACCGTCGCGTACGGGTTGACGGTGCAGTCGCGGCCCGTGCGCACCTCGTCCGTGACGACGGCGTGCCCGCCGATGTACGAGCGGTCGCCCAGGTGCAGCGTGTCGGCATGGACCGCCGCCCACGGAGACACGAACACTCGCTCCCCGAACGAGGTATCCGCGATGCGCCCCAAAAGCTCCTTCTGGTGGGCGAGTTGGCGTGCCTGCTGCGTCGCGTCGCTGCGGCTCCAGAACTCCCAGGGGCAGTGGTCGAACCGTTCCGGCCGGGTCGTTTCAGTGTCCACCGGTCACCTCTTCCCGTACGAGGCCCTCCACATGCTCGACCCGATCGGCTTCGGTGAGGAAACCGAACTTGACGCCGGAAAGCCGTAGTTCACGGATCGGCGCATGGGCGTAGCCGCGGGCCAGGACGGCCCGCCGGGCACGGTCGACCGTGGTGTTGCTGACGCTGACGTCCCGCACCCGCGGCGGATAGCCACCCGTATCGCCCTCGCCGCGGTGGAAGTCGCACGTCACGAACTCCTTGGTGAGATTCGTGACCGTGAGACCGGTCAGGTGGATGTTCTCCGCGAAGCCTCCGCGCACCGAGTTCGTCTTGATGTAGAGACCGAAGTACAGGCCGGGTCCGCCGATGCGGCAGCGCCGCACGTACACGTTGCGGATGCCGCCGGTCATGTCGCTGCCCAGCGTGACGGCGCCGTAGCGATGCCGCAGCACACAGTCCTCGATCACGATGTTCTCGCTGGGCCGGTCCACCCGCCGCCCGTCCGCCTCCCGGCCCGACTTGATGGCGATGCAGTCGTCGCCGGCGGTGATGTCGCAGCGGCGGATCACCACGTCGCGGCAGGACTCGGGGTCGATGCCGTCGTTGTTGGGGCCGATGCTGTCGATGGTGACGTCCTGGATCAGGACGTTCTCGCTCAGCACCGGGTGGATCTCCCACATGGGGGAGCGGACGATCGTGACGCCCTCGACGAGCACTCCGTGGCAGCTCTGGAACTCGAGGAAGTTGGGCCGGAAGCGGTAACCGTCGGCGTAGACCCGGGACTCGACCGGGTCGCCGTCCTCCGCCTGCTGCCACAGCGCCGGCCAGTCCTCCTCCTGATGGCGTGTCCCGGGCAGCCAGCCGAACTCGGCCTGGCCCGACCACGGCCACCAGTGCGCGTCGTCGGCCTGCCCGTCGAGGACGCCCCGCCCGGTGACGGCGACGTTCCGCTCGTCGCGCGCGTACACCAGCGGCGAGTAGCCGTAGCACTCCACGCCCTGGAAGCGGGTGAGCACGGGAGGCAGATACGCGGCCGGGTCCCGGTGGAAGCGCAGGGTGGCGCCCTCCGCCAGATGCAGCTCCACATGGCTGCGCAGCCGGACGGGACCGGTGAGATAGCTGCCCGGCGGCACGGTCACCCTGCCGCCGCCCGCGGTGTGGCAAGCGGCGATCGCCCGGCGCAGCGCCGTGGAGCAGTCGGTGGCGCCGTCGCCCACCGCCCCGTACCGCGTGACGGGGAAATCCTGGTCGGGGAAGCGGGGACGGGCCACCCGCGCCACGACCGCGTCGGCCTCCCGCCACGGCGCGTCGGTGTCCATCAGACCGTCGCCTCCTCGCCGTTGATGGTGACTCGTTCGAGGACAAGGCCCTCGACATTGCGCAGTTCATTGGGGCCGGTCATGCCGTCGAAGGCGCAGTCGACGAGGCGTACGTCGCGGATCGGGTTGGCGGCGTTGCCGAACAGGGTCCAGGCGCGCGGTCCGCTCGCGGCCGTCAGGCGCCGCACCTCGATGCCGCGCACATCGGGGTAGTACGCCCCGGTGTCGATGTTCTCGTAGTTCAGCGCCACCTCGACGACGACGTCGCCGACCTGCCCCACCTCGATGTCGGTGCACAGCACGTCGCGTACGTAACCGCCGCGCACAGGATTGGACTTGATGCGGATCGCCCGGTCCAGGTCCGGACTGGACATGCGGCAGTCGCGGGCCACGATGTCGCCGACACCGCCGGTCGTCTCGCTGCCGACGGTGACACCGCCGTGTCCGTCGCGCATCTGGCAGCCCTCCACCAGGGCGTGCTCCATGGGGACGTTCACGCGCCGTCCGTCGGCGTTCTTTCCGGCCTTGAACGCGACGCAGTCGTCACCGGTGTCGAAGACGCAGTCCTTGATGTGGACGTAGGAGCAGGACTCGGGGTCGATGCCGTCGTTGTTGGGTCCGTTCGGACTGTCGACGGTGACGCCGCGCACCGTGACGCTCGTGCACAGCACCGGATGGATGTTCCACATCGGCGAGTTGCGGACCGTGACGCCCTCGATGAGCACGTCGCGGCAGCGGTAGAACTGCAGCAGATTGGGCCGCAGACGGTGGCCCTCGCCGAACACCCGCTGCTCGACCGGCACTCCGGCCTCCGCCCACGCGAGCAGCTGCTGCTTCTCCGGTGACTCGGGCGAGGGCCCGCCGTCGACGCCCTTCGTCCAGTCCCACCAGTGCGTGGCGTCGGCCTGTCCCTCCAGGATCCCGGCGCCCGTCACGGCGATGGTCCGGCAGCCGTACGCGTACACGAACGGCGAGTAGTTCATGCACTCGGTGCCCTCGTAGCGTGTGTACACGGCGGGCAGATACGCGGCCGGGTCCTGGCGGAAGCGCAGGGTGGCGCCCTTCTCCAGGTGCAGGTCGATGCGGTCGCGCAGATGCACCGCTCCGGTCAGCCAGTCGCCGGGCGGGACGACGACGCGCCCGCCGCCGGCCGCGGCGCAGGCCCTGATGGCGTCGCGGATCGCGGCGGTGCAGTCGTGTACGCCGTCGCCGACCGCGCCGTGGTCGGTGATGGACACGGTGCGGCGCGGGAACCGGGGGACGCGGATGCCCGCGAGGATGCGCCGCGCGCGCCGGTCCGCCTCTGCTCCCGAGGACGCGGCCCGTGCGACGGTGGGGGAGACCAGCAGCGCGGCGCCGGCGCCCGCGGCGGCGAGGAAGGCTCTGCGGCCGGGGGCGCTCACCAGGACCACTCCTGGTCCGGGACGTGCAGCGTGTGCTCGCGCAGCTTCGCCTGCGGCTCGATCGTGCGGGCGGTGTACATGGGGCGGGTCCTGCCTTCCGGTTCGATGCCGATGACGTCGTCGCCGCGCCAGCGCACTTCGTACGTGCGCCCGGCCGCGGTCTCCTCGGTGACCCGCTCCGGCAGCGGGAACGTGACGGTGATGAGCTCGCCCGCCCGCGGCGCCGCAAGACGCAGCATGCCGTCCGGCGCCCACAGGCCCGGCTCGGAGCCGTGCGCGGTGTGCCCGGCGCGCTCGACCCGCAGCCGTGCGTACCCGGCCCACTCGGGCACCCGCATCCGCACCTCGCCGCAGTCGGCGCGTACGTGAAGGTCCACGCGACCTTCGTGCGGCAGATGACTGTGTACGTCGACGTGGGCGCTGCCCCGGTTGAGCAGCAGGTTCACCCGGACCAGGCGCGCGTCGCCGGTGACGGCCGCCGCCCAGCCGGTGAACAGGCCGCGCACCCCGGAGCCGATGCAGCACGCCTGCACGTCGGCGGTGTGGCCGCGGCCGAGCACGGCGTCGTTGACGTAGTCGTTGGGTGCGCCGTATCCGGCGAACGCTCCGCGCACCCGCTCGCCCACCCGGTGCCGGGTGATCCAGCCGGGCTCGTCGAGCGACCGGTCGGGCGCCGAGCGCACCCAGGACACGTCGGTGAGCTGGGATGCCGTCAGATGGTTGCGCAGGAACCGCTCGACGACCGGCCAGTACGCGTGGTGTCCGGCCCGGGCCAGTGTCGTGCCGATGCCGATGAGGTCCACGAGCGAGCACGTCTCGTGCTCGAAGCGCTGCCCGGCGAGATCGCCCGGCGTCCAGCCGAACGCCGTGCACCGGCCGAGCGCCCAGTCGAACGCCCGCCGTACGAACGCGGTCAGGGCGTGGTCCCCGGTGAACAGCGCGTACTTGGCGATGCCGTCGAGGGTGCCGAGCCGGGTGTGGAAGTGGCCGCTGCGGTAGGCGAGCGCCGCGTTGAACGAGCCGTCCTCGCCGAACACCCCGCTGTGATGGGTGATCAGTCGCGTGAACCAGCCGCACAGCTCCAACGCCTGAGCATTTCCGGTGAGTTGGTGCCAGCGCAGCAGCGGCATGATGAGGCGTCCGCAGAACGACGCGGGATCGGGCGCCAGGTGCAGCTGCACCGCGTGCGCCGACGGCCAGCCGTCGCGGGTGTACTCCGAGGCCGGGTAGTACCAGACGTCGCGCTCCTTGACCGCGATCCGGTGCAG
Protein-coding sequences here:
- a CDS encoding glycoside hydrolase family 28 protein; the encoded protein is MDTDAPWREADAVVARVARPRFPDQDFPVTRYGAVGDGATDCSTALRRAIAACHTAGGGRVTVPPGSYLTGPVRLRSHVELHLAEGATLRFHRDPAAYLPPVLTRFQGVECYGYSPLVYARDERNVAVTGRGVLDGQADDAHWWPWSGQAEFGWLPGTRHQEEDWPALWQQAEDGDPVESRVYADGYRFRPNFLEFQSCHGVLVEGVTIVRSPMWEIHPVLSENVLIQDVTIDSIGPNNDGIDPESCRDVVIRRCDITAGDDCIAIKSGREADGRRVDRPSENIVIEDCVLRHRYGAVTLGSDMTGGIRNVYVRRCRIGGPGLYFGLYIKTNSVRGGFAENIHLTGLTVTNLTKEFVTCDFHRGEGDTGGYPPRVRDVSVSNTTVDRARRAVLARGYAHAPIRELRLSGVKFGFLTEADRVEHVEGLVREEVTGGH
- a CDS encoding glycoside hydrolase family 28 protein, translated to MSAPGRRAFLAAAGAGAALLVSPTVARAASSGAEADRRARRILAGIRVPRFPRRTVSITDHGAVGDGVHDCTAAIRDAIRACAAAGGGRVVVPPGDWLTGAVHLRDRIDLHLEKGATLRFRQDPAAYLPAVYTRYEGTECMNYSPFVYAYGCRTIAVTGAGILEGQADATHWWDWTKGVDGGPSPESPEKQQLLAWAEAGVPVEQRVFGEGHRLRPNLLQFYRCRDVLIEGVTVRNSPMWNIHPVLCTSVTVRGVTVDSPNGPNNDGIDPESCSYVHIKDCVFDTGDDCVAFKAGKNADGRRVNVPMEHALVEGCQMRDGHGGVTVGSETTGGVGDIVARDCRMSSPDLDRAIRIKSNPVRGGYVRDVLCTDIEVGQVGDVVVEVALNYENIDTGAYYPDVRGIEVRRLTAASGPRAWTLFGNAANPIRDVRLVDCAFDGMTGPNELRNVEGLVLERVTINGEEATV
- a CDS encoding acyltransferase, with the translated sequence MDTETTRPERFDHCPWEFWSRSDATQQARQLAHQKELLGRIADTSFGERVFVSPWAAVHADTLHLGDRSYIGGHAVVTDEVRTGRDCTVNPYATVRGRVTFGDGVRVGAHTSLLGFNHGFAPDTPVHRQPLTSQGITVGDDVWIGSHVVVVDGVTIGDHCVIGAGAVVTKDLPAWSVAAGNPARRLRDRRDTGTTPRRSSSLDARLEQFAERAREQAPALLERCRDSAGTWTDRPGAAPTVRAVCDAVEIAALLLDGPPPGEGGPQLTARLAELQDPTTGLVPEIGRAAPSWSDSDAMYHILSVGYALDLLGSRFPHPVRAVTELSPEELVRRLDALPWRTEAWRSGHWVDGVGTALHFAAGPSPLTDTLFGWLLTRADPVQGMWGARRSEDGLRQPVNGFYRATRGTYAQFGLPLPYPERTVDTVLTHSKDPAWFGPDRGTACDVLDVIHPLWLCARQTTHRLGEGRDWARSQLDRILDDRWHDGAGFSFALEPGERPAHRPGLQGTEMWLAVTWLLAEHLGVSEALGYRPRGVHRPLPPVRG